One genomic region from Listeria monocytogenes encodes:
- the moaA gene encoding GTP 3',8-cyclase MoaA, whose product MQLLKDKFGRVHDYIRISVTDRCNLRCVYCMPEEGLTFLPHEKVLSKDEIVSFMELMVKFGIKKVRITGGEPLLRTDIVEIVRGLGAIPEIEDISITTNAMYLAKKAEALKEAGLTRVNISLDSLHADRFKAITRGGRLQKVLDGIQKAEEVGLFPIKLNVVLIKGQNDDEITDFLRFTKDKDINIRFIEYMPIGHAGTSWKEKYLPLDTIFEACNEAGYEYEPVDSIRGNGPSENFRIKGAKGTFGVIHPVSAHFCDSCNRLRLTADGYIKACLYWDEEMNIRPFIQDPVKLMQLVQKAIDNKPENHEMALKLQDEVQSNKPTWRRMSQIGG is encoded by the coding sequence ATGCAATTATTAAAGGATAAATTTGGGCGGGTACACGATTATATTCGTATTTCAGTAACAGATCGGTGTAATTTAAGGTGTGTGTATTGTATGCCCGAAGAAGGCCTGACATTTTTGCCCCATGAAAAAGTACTATCCAAAGATGAAATTGTCAGTTTTATGGAATTAATGGTGAAATTCGGCATCAAAAAAGTACGCATCACTGGTGGAGAGCCATTACTTAGGACCGATATTGTGGAAATTGTTCGCGGGCTTGGAGCAATTCCTGAAATAGAAGATATTTCGATTACAACCAATGCTATGTATTTGGCGAAAAAAGCCGAAGCGCTGAAGGAGGCGGGGCTCACACGTGTAAACATCAGCTTAGATTCCCTTCACGCAGATCGTTTTAAAGCAATTACACGAGGCGGTCGTTTGCAAAAAGTACTCGATGGCATTCAAAAAGCAGAAGAAGTTGGATTGTTTCCAATTAAGCTTAATGTCGTCCTAATTAAAGGACAAAATGATGACGAAATAACGGATTTCCTTCGATTTACAAAAGATAAAGATATTAATATTCGTTTCATTGAATATATGCCAATTGGTCATGCTGGTACGAGTTGGAAAGAAAAATATTTGCCGCTGGATACAATTTTTGAGGCTTGTAATGAAGCTGGTTATGAGTATGAACCAGTGGACTCAATTCGTGGAAATGGCCCCTCCGAAAATTTCCGTATTAAAGGAGCGAAAGGGACGTTTGGTGTGATTCACCCGGTTAGCGCTCATTTTTGTGATAGTTGCAACCGACTCAGACTTACCGCAGATGGTTATATTAAAGCGTGTTTATACTGGGATGAAGAAATGAATATTCGCCCATTTATCCAAGATCCAGTCAAATTAATGCAACTGGTGCAAAAAGCAATTGATAATAAGCCTGAAAATCATGAAATGGCATTAAAATTACAAGATGAAGTACAATCTAATAAACCAACTTGGCGGCGTATGAGTCAAATTGGAGGATAA
- a CDS encoding MogA/MoaB family molybdenum cofactor biosynthesis protein gives MEQKTFIKVTCSILTISDTRNLDTDTSGQLIQSALETSGHEVISRVVVPDDVTLIKQKINELAANGSFCLITNGGTGIARRDVTYEALFATIQQEIPGFGEIFRMLSYEEVGSRAMVSRAFAGFSESGLLLFALPGSSNACQLAVQKLIIPELPHLIAERQK, from the coding sequence ATGGAACAAAAGACATTTATTAAGGTGACTTGTAGTATTTTGACGATTAGTGATACAAGGAATTTGGATACGGATACTAGTGGTCAACTGATTCAATCTGCCTTAGAAACATCTGGGCATGAGGTAATTTCACGGGTTGTCGTTCCTGATGATGTTACGCTCATTAAGCAAAAAATAAACGAGTTAGCAGCTAATGGGTCCTTTTGTCTTATCACAAATGGTGGTACCGGCATTGCTAGGCGCGATGTTACATATGAAGCATTATTCGCAACGATTCAGCAAGAAATCCCTGGGTTTGGTGAAATTTTCAGGATGCTCAGTTACGAAGAAGTTGGCAGTCGTGCCATGGTGTCTCGTGCATTCGCTGGCTTTTCAGAAAGCGGCTTACTGCTTTTTGCGTTGCCTGGATCAAGTAATGCTTGCCAGCTCGCGGTTCAAAAATTGATTATCCCAGAATTACCTCATTTAATAGCAGAACGACAAAAATAA
- a CDS encoding ThiF family adenylyltransferase: MERYDRQMRVKNIGKDGQEKLLTKTILIVGVGAIGSYAAEICARMGFGKLILIDRDYVELSNLQRQSLFTEQDALDKQAKSYAASKALQLINSDITIEYIVDDANVTSLTPYVGTIDYILDCTDNFMTRDFLNQFCFSHQIPWIFTSCAGNYANLMPIIPPDSACLHCLLGDIPQTNAASCDIIGVDGALIPIVAGMQVSLLTQMIINPDFKANTYYQLDNWHFSFQTIEVKKRPDCSSCAPGKMVSEVPFSGQTVTLCGRDTVQFRLPNKSNYREIKLLLTEQKIIYNENPALLSFQYEKFQFVIFKNGRVLLHGSENIAEAKKIYHLFFN, translated from the coding sequence TTGGAACGTTATGATAGACAGATGCGCGTTAAAAATATTGGAAAAGATGGTCAAGAAAAATTACTTACGAAAACGATTTTGATTGTTGGAGTTGGGGCGATTGGGTCATATGCCGCAGAAATTTGTGCGCGAATGGGCTTTGGAAAGTTAATTTTAATTGACCGTGACTATGTGGAGCTAAGTAATTTGCAACGCCAATCGCTTTTCACGGAACAAGATGCGTTAGACAAGCAAGCAAAATCGTATGCGGCATCTAAAGCTTTACAACTCATTAATAGCGATATTACAATCGAATATATTGTAGATGATGCGAACGTAACGAGTTTAACGCCTTATGTTGGGACAATTGATTACATACTCGATTGTACAGATAATTTTATGACGCGCGACTTTTTAAATCAGTTTTGTTTCAGCCATCAAATTCCGTGGATTTTCACCTCGTGTGCTGGAAATTACGCGAATCTCATGCCAATTATTCCGCCTGACTCTGCTTGTTTACACTGTTTACTTGGTGATATTCCCCAAACCAACGCAGCAAGTTGCGATATTATTGGCGTTGATGGTGCGCTGATTCCAATCGTCGCCGGCATGCAAGTTTCCCTACTTACTCAAATGATTATCAACCCTGATTTCAAAGCAAATACCTACTACCAACTAGATAATTGGCACTTTTCTTTCCAAACTATCGAAGTCAAAAAACGTCCCGATTGCTCTAGTTGCGCACCTGGAAAAATGGTTTCAGAAGTTCCTTTTTCCGGGCAAACGGTTACTCTTTGCGGGCGTGATACAGTACAATTTCGTTTACCAAATAAAAGTAATTACCGCGAGATTAAACTACTGCTGACGGAACAAAAAATTATTTATAATGAAAACCCCGCTTTACTCAGTTTCCAATACGAAAAGTTTCAATTTGTTATTTTTAAAAATGGGCGTGTGTTACTTCATGGATCAGAAAATATAGCAGAAGCTAAGAAAATATATCATTTATTTTTTAACTAA
- a CDS encoding flavin reductase family protein gives MKQRVETEKFYPAYPVFVLTYLNEIGEPQMSTGSSSYTLGDSIVIGVSAESNAGKHLHAGQKFAVNFPNTEQLGLIEQGGFSSGKRNDKIKVHQIELTKSDSGGVAYIDVCPIVLECTVIQTVSDMDYHTIFAKIDSRLFEKNLVDSEGHFIHEELDLVLFSGDANERKFRQLDAKIETIGGHS, from the coding sequence ATGAAACAGCGTGTAGAAACAGAAAAATTTTATCCAGCTTATCCAGTTTTTGTATTAACGTATTTGAATGAGATTGGAGAACCGCAAATGTCAACGGGATCATCATCATACACATTAGGAGATAGTATCGTTATCGGCGTGTCAGCAGAAAGTAATGCGGGCAAACACTTGCATGCTGGCCAAAAATTCGCAGTAAATTTTCCAAATACAGAGCAGTTAGGATTAATTGAACAAGGGGGATTCTCGTCGGGAAAGCGTAACGATAAAATAAAAGTTCATCAAATCGAATTAACCAAAAGTGATAGCGGGGGAGTAGCTTATATAGATGTGTGTCCGATTGTTCTCGAATGCACCGTGATTCAAACAGTTTCTGACATGGACTATCATACAATCTTTGCTAAAATTGACTCGCGATTATTTGAAAAAAATTTAGTGGATTCAGAGGGTCATTTTATTCACGAAGAACTTGATTTAGTGCTATTCTCAGGCGATGCAAATGAACGTAAATTCAGACAGTTGGATGCAAAAATAGAAACAATTGGTGGCCATTCATAA
- the def gene encoding peptide deformylase codes for MLTMDDIVREGHPALREVATEVTFPLSDEEKKLGRDMLEFLINSQDEDLAEKYGLRGGVGIAAPQLAVTKRFLAIHVHDEKDRLYSYVLYNPKIRSHSVQQACLSGGEGCLSVDREVPGYVVRSERVTIDAFDENGTPLKLRFKGYPAIVIQHEIDHLNGIMFYDHINKENPSYLPPDVDVFG; via the coding sequence ATGCTTACAATGGACGATATTGTACGAGAAGGTCATCCAGCACTTCGAGAAGTTGCGACAGAAGTGACTTTCCCGCTTTCAGATGAAGAAAAAAAATTAGGACGCGATATGCTCGAATTTCTGATTAACAGTCAAGATGAAGATTTAGCAGAAAAATACGGGTTGCGTGGTGGCGTTGGAATTGCAGCTCCACAACTTGCTGTGACTAAACGTTTCCTAGCTATTCATGTACATGATGAAAAAGATCGTCTTTATAGTTATGTGCTTTATAATCCCAAAATTCGTAGCCATTCTGTGCAGCAAGCTTGTCTTTCTGGTGGCGAAGGTTGTCTTTCTGTTGACCGTGAAGTTCCAGGTTATGTGGTCCGAAGTGAACGTGTAACCATTGATGCCTTTGACGAAAATGGTACACCGCTCAAATTACGCTTCAAAGGTTATCCAGCGATTGTTATTCAACACGAAATCGATCATTTAAATGGTATTATGTTTTATGATCATATTAATAAAGAAAATCCATCTTACTTGCCACCAGATGTGGACGTATTTGGTTAA